GCGATGAGTTTCTGCTTTGATGTAGTAACCCGAAATACCCTGGCTGAGGGGGCACAACTGGAAATCATTGAAGTAAAAGCAGAAGCCTGGTGTTTGCAATGTGCCAGCGTCGTAACGATAACCCAGCGCTACGACGCCTGCCCAAAATGCGGTAGTTATCAGTTGCAGATTAATGGCGGAGATGAATTAAAAATAAGAGAACTGGAGGTTGCGTAATGTGTACAGTATGCGGCTGCGGAGAAGGTGAAACCCGCATTGAAAACGGTCTACAGGAGCATCATCACGATCATAGGGGTAACCACGATCACAATCACCACCATAGCCATAGCCACACCCACGACCCAGCGCAAGCCATTGATTTTGGCGCTGGCCCGGCACGTGCTCACGCTCCCGGCTTGAGTCAATCCCGCATGGTTAAAATTGAACAGGATATTCTCTCTAAAAATAATCAATACGCCACAACCAATCGCCGCTGGTTTGAGGAGCGCGGCATATTGGCATTAAATTTGGTTTCCAGCCCAGGATCGGGAAAAACAACTCTGTTAACACGCACAATATCCGATTTAAAAGCCGATGCTGCAATAAGCGTAATTGAAGGCGACCAACAAACCGCAAACGATGCACAACGTATTCGTGATACCGGTGTAAAAGCAATACAAATTAATACCGGCAAAGGCTGCCATTTAGACGCTCACATGGTTGGTCATGCCCTGGAATCCCTGCAACCAGAGCAAAAAAGTTATTTGTTTATCGAAAATGTCGGAAATCTGGTATGCCCAGCGGCCTTTGATCTTGGTGAGGCCAGTAAGGTTGCCATTCTTTCTGTGACGGAAGGTGAAGATAAACCGCTGAAATACCCCGACATGTTCCACGCCGCCGATCTTATGTTGCTCAACAAAATCGATTTGTTACCCTATGTAAACTTCGATGTTGCGCAATGCATGCAATTTGCCCGACGCGTTAATCCAAAAATAAAAATATTGCAGGTGTCTGCAAGCAGTGGTGAAGGTATGCCAGCCTGGTACGCATGGCTGCATGCCTCTCATCAACTCGCAGTTGTGGGAAATTAAGGGAGTATTGCCATGTGCTTAGCTATTCCCTCGCAAGTTGTTGCGTTAGATTCACAAAGTGATACTGCTACCGTTACATTGGGGGATGTTCGCAAAACTATCTCTGTTGCACTTCTCGACGAAGTGCAAGTTGGCGATTACGTCTTGGTACACGTTGGTTACGCTCTCGAAAAAATCAGTGAATCCGAGGCACAAAAAACGCTACAAATTTTAGCGACCCTTGGTGAACCGGAGCTTGCAGACATATGAAATATATCGATGAATTTCGCCAACGTGAACTCGCCGTAAAACTGGCGGCAGCGGTAAAAAACACCGCAAACCCCGACATCACCTACCGCCTTATGGAATTTTGTGGCGGCCACACACACGCGATTTTTCGCTATGGTATCCAGGATTTAATGCCTGAAAACGTTGAATTTGTGCACGGCCCTGGTTGCCCGGTTTGTGTGCTTCCAGCGCAGCGCCTGGATATGGCATTAACACTGTTGGAGCGGGAAAATATTATTCTGTGCTGTTATGGTGATTTATTACGTGTACCCGCCAGTAATCGCAAGAGTTTACTACAAGCAAAAGCTCAGGGCAGCGATGTGCGCATGGTATATTCCACACAGGATGCGTTAAATATCGCGCGCAAGCATCCCGATCGGGAAGTGGTATTTTTCGCTATTGGTTTCGAAACCACAACCCCCCCCACCGCCATTGCAATCCTTCAGGCACAACAGCAACACTTGAAAAATTTTTCCGTTTTTTGCAACCATGTTTTAACGCCCGCAGCGCTTACGGCTCTGCTCACGACACAAGATCAGGTAAATAACAGTAGCTTAAAGCTCGATGGTTTCTTAGGGCCATCACACGTCAGCTCTATTATCGGTAGTCGCCCCTACGAATTTGTCCCTAAATATTATTATAAGCCTGTTGTTATTGCTGGCTTTGAACCGCTCGATGTTATGCAGGCAACGCTAATGCTAATTCAACAGATTAACCAGGGGCGCTGCAAAGTCGAAAATCAGTATACCCGCGTAGTCACCCCTTCAGGAAACATCAAAGCCCAGCAAATTACCGCGCGGGTAATGCAAGTGCGCGATAGTTTTGAATGGCGTGGTTTGGGATTTATACCTCAAAGTGCATTACAGTTGCGGGATGAATTTGCAGCATTTGACAGCGAGCAACGCTTTGCGATGCCAAGTGATACCGCAGAGCCTAACGCGGAACACAAAGCGTGTGCCTGCCCGGATATATTACGTGGCCTAAAAAAACCCACCGACTGTCGCCTGTTCGGAAAAGTATGCTCCCCAGAGAACCCGATGGGTTCCTGTATGGTTTCTTCCGAGGGCGCTTGCGCGGCCTACTATAGCTATGGTCGGTTTCGCAGCTCACAGAATACATCAAAGGAGCAGGTAGCATGAGTCAGGCGCTAAAACGTTTTAACACAACATTGGATATTGTTGATGGTGTGGTCGACCTCAGTCACGGCAGTGGCGGCCGTGCCAGTGCACAGCTCATCGCACAATGTTTTACGCAACACTTTGAAAATCCTATGTTAAGTGCGGGAAATGATTTCGCGACATTTACCACCACTGCAGGACGCATGGTAATGGCTACCGACTGCCATGTTATTTCACCCTTATTTTTTCCCGGTGGCGATATCGGTTCTCTCGCAGTGCACGGCACTATTAATGATGTTTGTATGAGTGGTGCTACCCCGTGGTATCTGGCAGCGGGCTTTATTTTGGAAGAAGGATTTCCCTTGCGTGACCTCGACCAAATCGCTGCAAGTATGGCGCGAGCCGCACGTAAAGCGGGCGTTACCATTGTGACAGGCGACACCAAAGTAGTAGAAAAAGGTAAAGGCGATGGTGCATTTATCACAACAACGGGTGTCGGTTTGATTCCTCCTGGTATTCATATTTCAGGCGAACTGGCTCAACCGGGAGATGTGGTGATCGTAAGTGGTTCCATCGGTGATCATGGCGTGGCAATTATGTCGCAGCGGGAAAACCTGCAGTTTGAAACGCCTATCGTCAGCGACTCTGCTGCATTGCACGAAATGGTTGCGTCACTCTTACACAGTCGTGCAAGCATCCACTGCTTACGCGACCCCACCCGCGGCGGATTGGCGACAACGCTCAACGAACTCGCACAGCAATCTCAGGTGGGTATCAAAATTCACGAGTCGCAGATTCCTGTAAAACCCGGTGTCGCTGCAGCTTGTGAACTGCTGGGTCTGGACCCACTTTACGTTGCCAATGAGGGAAAATTGGTTTGTATTTGCGCTGCTTCCGACGCGAAAAAAGTACTCGATGTTATCCGCGCTCACCCTCTGGGGCAAGAGGCCGAAATTATCGGAAGTGTGGTCGAAGATGCTCACTATTTCGTGCACATGGAAACCCAGTTTGGTGGCCAACGTATTGTCGATTGGCTCGCGGGAGAACAATTGCCGAGGATCTGTTAATGAACAATCTGCCCACTATACTCGTCGTGGATGATGAAGTACGCGGTCTGGAAACCCTGCGGCGCACGCTTGAAGAGGATTTCGAAGTAAAAACCGCAGCAACTACCACGGAAGCCGAAAAAATATTGCAGGACGAGTGGGTTCAAATAATTTTGTGCGATCAACGCATGCCAGAAACCACAGGTGTCGAATTTCTAACTCACGTTCGCGAACACTGGCCCGATGTGATTCGCATGGTGATCTCCGGTTACACCGACTCGCAAGACATTATCAACGCCGTTAACGACGCCGGTATTTATCAATATATCACCAAACCCTGGCAACCGGAAAATCTAATTCTCACGTTAAAAAATGCCGCGCGCCTGTTTGACTTACAGCGACAAAATGAAGCTCTTTCCATCGAATTGAAAGCCAGCCCCTCGCAATTGAATCAAACAGTTGTAGATAACAAGCAAAAGATACGTAGCAATTTCCAATTTAATGATGGCATTGTGCGCACCGACAACAGCGTGATGAACGATGTTTGTGATCGTGTCCGTCAAGTTGCGCCTTACGACATATCGGTTTTATTAAGCGGTGAATCGGGCACAGGTAAAGAACTGGCCGCACGCGCCCTGCATTACAACAGTTTGCGGTGGGACAAACCCTTCGTTGTAGAGAACTGC
The DNA window shown above is from Alteromonadaceae bacterium 2753L.S.0a.02 and carries:
- a CDS encoding hydrogenase nickel incorporation protein HypB, which codes for MCTVCGCGEGETRIENGLQEHHHDHRGNHDHNHHHSHSHTHDPAQAIDFGAGPARAHAPGLSQSRMVKIEQDILSKNNQYATTNRRWFEERGILALNLVSSPGSGKTTLLTRTISDLKADAAISVIEGDQQTANDAQRIRDTGVKAIQINTGKGCHLDAHMVGHALESLQPEQKSYLFIENVGNLVCPAAFDLGEASKVAILSVTEGEDKPLKYPDMFHAADLMLLNKIDLLPYVNFDVAQCMQFARRVNPKIKILQVSASSGEGMPAWYAWLHASHQLAVVGN
- a CDS encoding hydrogenase expression/formation protein HypC; translation: MCLAIPSQVVALDSQSDTATVTLGDVRKTISVALLDEVQVGDYVLVHVGYALEKISESEAQKTLQILATLGEPELADI
- a CDS encoding hydrogenase nickel incorporation protein HypA/HybF — encoded protein: MHEMSLCEGVLQVLEDTAAQQQFQRVIRVWLEIGQLAAVEKNAMSFCFDVVTRNTLAEGAQLEIIEVKAEAWCLQCASVVTITQRYDACPKCGSYQLQINGGDELKIRELEVA
- a CDS encoding hydrogenase expression/formation protein HypE, which codes for MSQALKRFNTTLDIVDGVVDLSHGSGGRASAQLIAQCFTQHFENPMLSAGNDFATFTTTAGRMVMATDCHVISPLFFPGGDIGSLAVHGTINDVCMSGATPWYLAAGFILEEGFPLRDLDQIAASMARAARKAGVTIVTGDTKVVEKGKGDGAFITTTGVGLIPPGIHISGELAQPGDVVIVSGSIGDHGVAIMSQRENLQFETPIVSDSAALHEMVASLLHSRASIHCLRDPTRGGLATTLNELAQQSQVGIKIHESQIPVKPGVAAACELLGLDPLYVANEGKLVCICAASDAKKVLDVIRAHPLGQEAEIIGSVVEDAHYFVHMETQFGGQRIVDWLAGEQLPRIC
- a CDS encoding hydrogenase expression/formation protein HypD, yielding MKYIDEFRQRELAVKLAAAVKNTANPDITYRLMEFCGGHTHAIFRYGIQDLMPENVEFVHGPGCPVCVLPAQRLDMALTLLERENIILCCYGDLLRVPASNRKSLLQAKAQGSDVRMVYSTQDALNIARKHPDREVVFFAIGFETTTPPTAIAILQAQQQHLKNFSVFCNHVLTPAALTALLTTQDQVNNSSLKLDGFLGPSHVSSIIGSRPYEFVPKYYYKPVVIAGFEPLDVMQATLMLIQQINQGRCKVENQYTRVVTPSGNIKAQQITARVMQVRDSFEWRGLGFIPQSALQLRDEFAAFDSEQRFAMPSDTAEPNAEHKACACPDILRGLKKPTDCRLFGKVCSPENPMGSCMVSSEGACAAYYSYGRFRSSQNTSKEQVA